DNA sequence from the Nicotiana tomentosiformis chromosome 3, ASM39032v3, whole genome shotgun sequence genome:
CcaaaagaaataaaacaaagaaaaaaaggtGACAAGAAGCGAAAAAGTGCGCCAGCTGGCCCTCAGGGATTTCTTGGTTATCAGGAAAAAGTGTTTCCAAATTCTCTGTTACTGTGGGAATTCTATGTTGTTTCTTGTTTCTTTCGGGATATACGTCCAGGAACACAGACATGCTTGCATGTATATGGCGCATGTACACTACTATTGTTTTAGATAGCTTGTCGTAATTATTGTGCTTCGATTTTACCGATTTCCTTTGAAACCAATGCAGGCATTCTCACTGGATTTTAACTTAAGATCACATATGAAAACACACTCCCAGGAGAACTATCATATCTGCCCGTATCCAGAATGTGGAAAGCGATATGCACATGAGTACAAGCTTAAAAATCATATTGCATCTAGTCACCAGAAGGTTTGCAATTTCTCTACCGCCCTTGTTTTGACCATGAAATACTAATACGTACTTTATAATTTCtcaatttttcctctttgatCACAAACAAGGTGACACGTGTCCTAAATGTATCATCAATAACCACCACCTGTTTTGTCCCAACTATTTTGGATTCTTAACATTTTTTGGTTAATTCCTCTCTGTAAACCAGTCTGTACTTTGGGTAATGTacacaaataaaataattatttcacATGCACATGTAATACTTTTTGAATACATATTTCTTAtaagtttttcttttttcataaTTTGCAATGCTTTTGAGCGGGGGGGGGGGGCACTTTTGCTCCTTGTTGGTATTTTCATATGTTTCAGATTAACCGCCACCCCTCCCTGCCCCATGTTCGCCCTTCATTTCCTCGTCAAACATCTTTAAAGGGAAAATACTCTTCTCAATGTGTAATCTTTTTCGTAATATGAATGTGTAGATGGAACTTTGGTGTCCTGTCAATGGTTGGCTTTACGGCCACTGTAAGCATACTGACCGTACTTATCAGAAAAGACAATAGTTTTGCATGAATTTATGTCCTGTATCCCCCTGTGCGTCACTAAGTAGGTCCCAATttgaagtttgacttttatgctGACAGTTTCCTCTAATGATTTAGTAGATGTTTAAGCTAACATTTTCCTAAAGAAATGCCAATGTGGATGCACCTTTCTTTGCATCTTCTAAAGTAGCACTTGAAGCAGGATTCGACTATCGAttttaaatcttttcattttgtAGAACTCTACACCAGATGCTCCAAAGTATACCCCACCGGTGGAGAAGCCAATGAAAACACCAAAATCTTCTTCAGCAGCATATGCCTCATCATCATCTGACCGCCCATATAGCTGTCCGTACGAAGGGTGTGACAAATCTTACATCCATGAATACAAGCTGAATCTTCATTTAAGGAACATGCACCCTGGTCATTTTCCAGAGGATAATGCCAAAAATGCTCAATCTAATGCTGACAATGAGATGGATGAAGGCAGTGATCAAGATGCATATGCTGCAAAACGTGGAAACGGAAAAATTCAGAAACAGAGCAGGCCAAAACCAAGCTTAAAGCAGCCAGCTTTAAAAGTTGCACGCAAAAGCTCTAGTGCTTCTCCAGCCAATATCAGTATAGCAGCGAAGAAGCCCTGGTCGGTTAAAGAAGAGAACTACCATGAAGAAGATAGTGAAGAAACAGAAGAGGAGCGGGATGATGTTGGGGACGGATGGAGGTACGGTGAAAACgatgacgacgacgacgacgaagAGACTGAAGAAGATGAGTAGAGGCTCATTTATAGGTACTTCTGGGATAAATGGTTGTCACCGTCTAGAAAATGGGATGAGACCTTGTTATTACTGTACAATCCCTTTTGAGTTTTATGACGCATGAGGTTTCGGTATTTCCCACACCCCACCCTCTCTAATCCTCTCACTCTCAGCATAGTACACACCGTGGAACTTGGAGCTTTTCGTTATTGTTCAAGCTTCTTATTCATTCAATTGAAATATCCTATTTTATTACGTAAAAATTTGACCATATCGAGGACTTCAGATCCATAAATTGTCATACAGTAATTCTAACAATACAAAGTATTCTTAAAATTCAATGTACATTTGAAGATGGTCAAAATGTAGTTTAGACATTATCAATGAAAGTTGCACCTAATGTCAATTTAGAAATAATAGTTAGAAAAGTGGTCATAAATACACATTTCAATAGCTGTAAATGCTGTGTACTAATTTGGCTACCAGTATTCGCAAATATTGAAAATTGACGAAATTTTAAAAATAGTCAGATGGAATAATGATTTTTTTTCAATAAACTGAAATTTATATGCAAACATACTGGAGtactagttttagtgtacgtgCATTACACGTGTGCATCACGTTAATCAGTGTAAATGTATACAAGAAGAAGAAATTGTTGAAAATAACAATTGATAAATCAAATATTAGTTTAAATCATAAAAATAAGAATCATTAAATTGACACAATAATTGTGAATTTAATATCTTCTGAATATGTAAAGATGATGAATTTAATTGAATTAGCTGTATAATATTTTGTGGTTAatagatattttattatttaaaatacaaATATATTATGTTATTATATCTCATCTAACATCTCTTTAAAAACTCtatatttataatattattatacaaaaaataattttttattaaataaaagagagtgcacAGTCTTTCAGTAGATACAAAATGGAGTATAAAAATTTTATGCGAATTATTACATGAATCAATCTGTTTTTTATTTTTCTGGAGAATAAAATGATAGAatctaattttaaaataaatattatatgttAAAAATATAAAGTTAAGCTACTTTTATAACAAAAGAGACAAAGTTTAAAAAGCGCTCTGAATTTTTCgttgtttctttttttcttttctcggGTTGGAGTCTAATATTAAAACCTTTCTGTTTGATAGTTAATGTCTTTTTAAGCATGGTGATGGAATTTGTTCTTTGTAACCTAATtatataagtttttttttttttttttaatcaaagtTCATTAAAATTATATGTAAGTTAAGTGGACCTCTtcttgtaaaaataaaataaaaactttgTAGTTATTTTAACGTTCCAAATATATAAGTTtatcaaaatattaaaataataattgtagTTATAATATTAAATAGTATGGTTGTAGCtcgatttatttttaaaattaatattatcaTGTTAATTTAAACTTATAGAAATTTATACTTAGAATTAAAATTAACTCGTAAAAAGTCAAAACGAAAAAGAACATGCATTGATGATTTCCAATAATTTTTAGGTATTCTATTATAAGTAATATTTGGGGAAAGAATCTAAGAACATGAAAAATTTTAAGTGCCACGtattaaattccaaaaaaaattaaGTCCATGCATAAGGACATAAAAGTTggtcaaataaggaaaaatattatataaaacaaaatttatattaaatttaaagtCCTGAATATTAAGAATTTTTACATGAtccaaataagaaaaaatttaataagtaaaatATTAGTTGATTTTTAAGTACTAAATATtgaaaaaataatcaaatgactattaTACATGTACATGACCGCTTCCTAAAATGGTTTTCTTAAAGTCACAGTCTCACGCTTTGAGTGACAATATTAGACCCAGCACGAAACTCGCTTCCCTCTTCTTCATCAGTCCGTCACTATACACCACAAAGAGGAATTAAGAAAAAACTAAGTAGAATTTGCACAAAAGAGTTTGATTTTTAAACACCACCTTCGGGCAGGTATAAATCCACTGTAAAATCTCTGTTCTTTCTATTTTCACTCCTCTGTTACTTTTATTGCTAAGATTCTTGATGACCCTTTTCGAATTTTTGATAAAAAGCTTAGGTTTGAGAATGAATAAAGGAGGGGTTGGTGGTGGAAGTGGTGGAGGGGGCGGACCTACTGCCGCGGCGGCGGCGGCCGCAGCTCAAAAGCAGAAAAGCTTGCTTCAGAGAGTGGATGCTGATATTGGCAATATTGTTGACAATTTTAGCTTCCTTGTTAACGTTGCACGGGTACATATCtccatttccttcaccttctccCTTTTCACATGTATACACACTGAAAAACAGATCCAAGATTTTTAAACCAGCGGGGGTACCAAATAGAGATAGCCCATTATCCCAATGTGACAATGGGTGTAGGTTTTTTCAACTGTTTATATTCTGAGTTTATGGCCTAAAATCTGTACCATCACTGTATACTCATGGTCTAAAATTAACCTCAGGTTGGAATACACACACCCAAAATTGGAAGATACAGATCAAGAATCTATTACTAACATATATATGAATCTCAATCCTGGAAATATAGcaccccactttcctttactacCCTGGACTTCGATACATTTAGAAATAATGAAGAAAAATTAAGTTTTTAGCATTAGAATTTCACACTTGTACAAGTCCGTTCGTCGGGGGACAAAGGCAAAAACAAGACTTTTTTCCTAATGGAGGGATAATATTAGACCAAAAGTTTAACGGAAGGCAAAGTTTCTCTTTCGAATAGTACAGTAGCAAATTTGATCCTTTCCTTTCTTATTATTACTTCCTTGCAGAATCTTAAATAGATGTTCGCCCGAAGAAAAGTCAAatgatttttaaaatttgttCTTTTTTAGATATGATCTTCGTGAACGATTAATGGGTTAACCTTTGAGATGGTATGGATTGGAGAAAAGGAAAAAAGTGTACAGCAATTTCCGTCTTGAACACTTCTTTTGCTGCTTATTTGTTAGATTGCGGCTCTAGATGCCATTATGCTAGATTCAAACTGTTAAAGTGAAATTAGGAGATATATTTGTTTATCTTCTTGCAGATGATTAATGCATTTGTTTTTCACTTGATGACAACTGCTTATAATAGGTCAATGATCCACCTGTCAGAAACTCGCAAGAAGCATTTATGATGGAGATGCGTGCATCTCGAATGGTGAGGATTTTTTCTTCTCAGTTGTACATAGCTCTGATGTTCAATGAGATGTACATCTCAAATTACATGTGAATGTGCATATAAAAAGAATACATTTTGTATTAGCAAATCGACAATATTCATTGCAGGAAAAGTGGCCTACTGACCTGAATTTACATATTGCAAAAACTTTATCTTTTGGTGCTCTTTTATTGAAATATGGCTGAACAGCGGAAACAAAGGCCATCACCATGTTAAAATGGTTCTGTGATTTATGGTGTTTTACTCATTATCCACTTCTTGTTATACCACATATACTTAGAATTCTCAAACTGGCAAAGAACCTAGGTCTTTGTGTTTTTTAAACGGAATCTCCACTTTTGAGTAAAGAATTTAGGTTAAAGTCTCTCTGTCTCTTCTCAATTCTCATAGCTTCGGTGCATTTTTTGTGAGTGCTAGTCAGCTATCATCATTGAACAGCTTGTTCTCCTCTACGTTTCTGCATCAAGTAAGACTTGATGTGGTTTTATCCTTTTTGAGTTGATGCAAAGACCAAATTCACCAAGATGCATAGATTTTAATCTATTGAATTATGCTCCTCTTTCATTACTGTCTCTGTTGCTTTAATGCTGCGACTATGTTGGCTTGAGtcgggggtctatcggaaatagcctctctacctgcacaaggtaggggtaagattgcgtacacactaccctccccagaccccacttgtgggattacagtGGGTTTGTTGTTGAATTATGCTTGAATCAAAGCTGCTTTCAAAAACAGTATTATCCTATTCTTATATGCCTTTTTCTCTCTCATATAGTAATTGTATTGGATGCGTAAACAACAGGTCCAAGCAGCTGACACACTGCTTAAGTTGGTGTCAGAGTTGAAGCAAACAGCTATATTTTCAGGATTTGCATCTCTAAATGATCATGTGGAGCAGAGAACAGAAGAATTTACTGAACAGGTTGAGAAAACAGAATGCATGTTATCTAGAATTGGAGAGGAAGCAGCTGCTAGCCTTAAGGAGCTTGAATCACATTATTATTCTTCTGCAGAAAGAACCAGTAGTCTGCCTTCTTACAGCCAAGAAACAATGCCCTGAAAATGGCTCTACCACCATTTATACTTTCCCTTCGATCTGTCCTTTCTCTATTTCCGCTCCCGCTCTATCGGCTGGGGATAATGTGGCAAGAACTTCAGCTGTTGGCCCCCGTCCTCTTGCTAAGTATATTTGTCTTCCTTGAAGGTGTACGTACCATGAGGTTATTGGACAAACGATCTCTAATGATGAGAAATTCAGTTTGTTTCCAACTTACTATTACTCCAAAACCTTTCAGTTGTATTTGTTATTATCCGTCGACTACATTCTATTCTAAGGAAAATTAGGGGTACCAATTATAGTGGAGGGAGCATAGTTCAAACTTTTACAGCTACTCTTTTGCCTCTAGGCTTCTACATAAAGTAAATCCAAAGATAGGTATTAGTTATCCCAGGATTGTTATCCCACCTTCTTATAgggataaaaataatactaaattGTGGTATAATTGATTTCATAATTAGTTATACAACTATTTTGCCTCTATGTCTTTTAAAGGCAGGGTACACTTTACCCTCCCCGACCCTACTTGTGGGAATACACCGGATATGTTGTTGTAGTTATACTGTTATTTTATCTCAATCAAATGTGGGATCAACTCATTTCAAATTTAATTTCGAGATTAATTATCCCTTATTTTTTGTACCAGACGAGCCCTTAGAGAATCTCTTTTTTGCCTTACCTCAAACCGGAGAACTCTTCCCTTCAAAGATGATTGTTACCTCCGGTCAGAGGCTGAGCCTCTCCGCCTCTTTTTTGCCCTAACAAGCAAGCCGGAGAACTCTTCCCTTCAAAGATGATTGTTTAACCTCCGGTCAGATGCGGAGCCTCTGCCTCTGCCTATTACGGGTTCGGATGAATCTAGTAGCTTTGATTCAAATCATGTATTTGtcctaaaataattattaaatatatataaattattaatttagaacccaataatTTAAAAGAATTAGAATTCCGAACCTATAAACTTGAAATATTAGCTCCGCTTCTGCCGCCAATATTGCACTTCGTTGTGGTAATTACATATTACGTTATCCAAATATATTTCAAAGGTCAGATTTCCAAAATTGATCGCTCTTGCCTCTTGGGCTCTACTACCATATTCTTACACCATCAAGTTAGCCTACAAGAGGTTTGACTTTTCATAGCAAATTAGCCATAGTAGAATTAGATAATCAACCTGCTATATTTTCAGATGAGAAAACAAAACTAAACTGGGAGGACACTACAACAGCTGAAGAGTTTCTACCTAGTCTTAAAAACTTCAAAACAAGTGCAGGTACACAACTAGTGTATTCCTGATATCGTTTTGGTAGGGTGAAAGGGGTTTGGAGGGGAACAGGGTTTCATAAGCAAAGGTCCTGTTAACAAGAGATCTTTATATGCCCGACCAATTTAATGGGACTTCACGTACTCCTGAACAATATGCAGACCCTCAGTCTCTTCTCCATAATCCTGCAAAATTATCAGAAGATTGAATAAGATAGAGAAACCCCTTATCTCTTTTGGCAACATATCAGGTTCTATTTATTTCAGCATTTGCAAAAAAAGAAATCTAGTCCAAGTCATTTTTCCTTCAATTATAGGAGGATATGGAACCAAATTATACACATGCTAGAAAAAGATTATGATGCACAGCAGTTCATGGATATACCTTCACAACAACACAGCCGCAGCCAACCACCTTCCTCGCTTTCCCTTCAGAATCAATCTTACACAACTGTAAACAAAGCCCAACAATAAGTTCACAAAAAAAAAGACCGAAAGTTTATATACTCCAATAATTAACATGTCACGTGAAAATGTACATCGAGATGAGTCAAGAAGTTAATTTGTATCTCTCCTGTGCAGCCAACTCCCTTAAAAATGACAATCCATAAATCCAGTGTTTTTTTTTCTGAATGATCGAGAAATTCTAGAGCCTACCCCTCTCCACTAAATAACAGATTTTGTCCACAGCAAGGTTCGAACCTATGGCATGCACCTAACAGACTTGTCCGCGTTGCGCTCTTACCACTAGACAATCAATAGGTAAAAACAATACATATTCCAGGTCATTTTCAAAATCAGAAGGTAACAGTGGTAGACAGTAAAACTGAGAGTCTTATAGCTAAAAAGTAGCAAGTAGCAACCATAAGTAAAACTTACACCAGCCCATTCGCCAAGAGTTTTTGCATTCGGCACCGTAATCAAACTGACATTGTGATCAGCACAGAGTGCTTTGACCAATTTGACATAATCTGGCTGATCACAGTCCTCTGCTAACACACAAAGTTGTGCAGCATGCTTCTCAATCACCTTTGCACCTTCATGAAGTCCCCGAGCTAGGCCTCCATGAGCCTTAGACTTCCTCAGCACCAGCTGCAAAGCCAGTCATGATGTCCATGGGCTCTCCAAGTGCTGGAGCAGGAGTCTCGGCAACAGCAACTGCAACATCCTCTCTACAATCGAAGGGAGTATTAAGTAGAGAACCTTATGGGTAAGTTAAAGGAAGCGAAAAACTAAAAGAGCAAAATTGATTAAGCAACTAATAACTTTCCAATGTGGCATGACTAAtggaagaaaagtaaaaaaaaacaaATGTCCAGTTTCTGCAAAGGCAAGCTGGAAGGGATATCCCTATCCATTAAGTGCTACATTACATGAAACTTTGGAGACAGTTTAACTTAGAATACCAAGTCCAATGTAAGGTTTGCCAGGGAATAAAGATACCTCCCGTGACTTGAAGTTTCAGAATATATGCTGATTTTCAAAATTTATGACTAAACTAAAATATTTACATGACATATAACAATGTCTGATACAGGCTGAGAACAGTAGTGGAtcaagaatttaaattttatgggttcaatcTTTAAGCcttttagcattgaacccattatatttttaaagttataggTTCTTATCTACTATTTCTTGCAATTTCAGCAGGTTCAGCTGGTACCGGTACTCTACATCAGCCTCTGGCTGAGAACTATTTTTTTACTTGTTAGTCGAGAACTGTTATCGATGGCTCATTGTACAATTTTCAGAAACAAGGAAAGGAATGCCACTCCATATAAACCAAAGCCTTC
Encoded proteins:
- the LOC104087185 gene encoding zinc finger transcription factor YY1; the encoded protein is METHMAHHLFERRPIYKSKAPAAKWFKEWVPQDVVATGGKCYLLKWVNEATLKALKEKPKEPEVPVPEPEPTTEVLFLCSYDGCGKTFIDAGALRKHSHIHGERQYVCHYEGCGKKFLDSSKLKRHFLIHTGERDYVCPHEGCGKAFSLDFNLRSHMKTHSQENYHICPYPECGKRYAHEYKLKNHIASSHQKNSTPDAPKYTPPVEKPMKTPKSSSAAYASSSSDRPYSCPYEGCDKSYIHEYKLNLHLRNMHPGHFPEDNAKNAQSNADNEMDEGSDQDAYAAKRGNGKIQKQSRPKPSLKQPALKVARKSSSASPANISIAAKKPWSVKEENYHEEDSEETEEERDDVGDGWRYGENDDDDDDEETEEDE
- the LOC104087184 gene encoding mediator of RNA polymerase II transcription subunit 22a-like, translated to MNKGGVGGGSGGGGGPTAAAAAAAAQKQKSLLQRVDADIGNIVDNFSFLVNVARVNDPPVRNSQEAFMMEMRASRMVQAADTLLKLVSELKQTAIFSGFASLNDHVEQRTEEFTEQVEKTECMLSRIGEEAAASLKELESHYYSSAERTSSLPSYSQETMP